One Lysinibacillus sp. OF-1 DNA segment encodes these proteins:
- a CDS encoding GatB/YqeY domain-containing protein, with amino-acid sequence MLKTEVFEQLKTAMREKDTLAKGVLSLLKSALDSAEKEKGAALIAEEEIAIIHREVKQTNQALEGAQTAGRVDLIEKEEAKLTLLKSFLPKQLSEEAIAEKLVAAGVGKGMNMGEAMKIAKPLLTGQAEGAVISKVVKNIIA; translated from the coding sequence TTGTTAAAAACAGAAGTATTTGAACAATTAAAAACGGCAATGAGAGAGAAAGATACTTTAGCAAAGGGTGTATTATCTCTTTTGAAATCAGCTTTAGATTCTGCTGAAAAAGAAAAGGGAGCAGCATTAATCGCTGAAGAAGAGATAGCCATTATTCATCGAGAGGTCAAACAAACGAATCAAGCGTTAGAAGGCGCACAGACGGCTGGACGAGTAGATTTGATTGAAAAAGAGGAAGCCAAATTGACACTTTTGAAATCTTTCTTACCGAAGCAATTATCCGAAGAAGCGATTGCTGAGAAATTAGTAGCGGCAGGTGTTGGTAAAGGAATGAACATGGGAGAAGCCATGAAAATTGCGAAGCCATTGCTTACAGGCCAAGCGGAAGGTGCAGTTATCTCAAAAGTTGTGAAAAATATTATTGCCTAA
- a CDS encoding DUF1835 domain-containing protein — MEHVNKLKMAVKRMSEADAKSMLFLTLMNEQSKDDMVQFLLQQNEEQDVSTIETVHIVFGHSPGGSLKAAFRNSNYVKTEEIIVMPGNFSVGPLKDLHLCEGIEARFQWLQERYFIEDDGLAIFEREVKEAVEKIKSIPPHQDIIIWTCQNAHEQIGLRLVLAMLEKKPNDIYVLDTFQLFHELHIFPQLAEDNYPRSSGEVSVENVLHIYEQYQGRPLKKSVQQALSKEGLKMLMDDYCIHTWEYNELWSHHNENVDDDWIIACAKRLHEDQEEAPYLMAARLIGEVLGHMEQYREAEWIEYRLRQLIQQGVFSYRGELKGMLHYQVKLADAYLLD; from the coding sequence ATGGAACATGTCAACAAATTAAAAATGGCGGTAAAGCGAATGAGTGAGGCTGATGCGAAGTCTATGCTCTTTTTGACTTTAATGAATGAACAGTCGAAGGACGATATGGTACAGTTTTTATTGCAGCAAAATGAGGAGCAGGATGTTTCAACGATCGAAACGGTTCATATTGTGTTTGGTCATTCACCTGGAGGGAGTTTGAAGGCTGCATTTCGCAATAGTAACTACGTGAAAACGGAAGAAATCATCGTTATGCCTGGTAATTTTTCTGTTGGTCCTTTGAAAGATTTACATCTATGTGAAGGGATTGAAGCTCGTTTTCAATGGCTACAAGAGCGCTATTTTATAGAAGACGATGGATTGGCCATTTTTGAGCGCGAGGTGAAGGAAGCCGTAGAGAAAATAAAATCTATTCCGCCACATCAAGATATAATCATATGGACTTGTCAAAATGCCCATGAACAAATAGGGCTTCGACTTGTCTTAGCGATGCTAGAAAAGAAACCAAATGATATCTATGTATTAGATACTTTTCAGTTATTCCATGAGTTGCATATATTCCCCCAGTTAGCAGAGGACAATTATCCAAGATCCTCTGGAGAGGTCAGTGTAGAGAATGTACTTCATATTTATGAGCAATACCAGGGACGCCCATTAAAAAAATCAGTACAGCAGGCTTTATCTAAAGAAGGATTAAAGATGTTAATGGATGACTACTGTATACATACCTGGGAATACAATGAACTTTGGAGTCATCACAATGAAAATGTAGATGATGACTGGATCATTGCCTGTGCTAAACGATTACATGAAGACCAAGAAGAAGCTCCATATCTAATGGCGGCTAGACTCATTGGGGAAGTGCTAGGGCATATGGAACAGTATAGAGAAGCGGAATGGATTGAATATCGCCTGCGTCAATTAATTCAGCAAGGGGTCTTTTCTTATCGAGGTGAGTTAAAAGGGATGTTGCATTATCAAGTAAAATTAGCAGATGCTTATTTGCTTGACTGA
- a CDS encoding zinc-dependent alcohol dehydrogenase family protein: protein MKAKCLKLYEFGNPHEVLRIENKTITPPQGQEILVRMLARPINPSDLIPIWGKYAHRITLPTVPGYEGVGIVEDVGPLISPKRIGQRVLPLRGEGTWQEMVKTQADFAVAVPSTMDHFTAAQMYINPITAFVTCTEVLKLQSNDVLVVNACGSAIGHIYAQFAKLLGFQLIAVTRSHQHTEELQLLGARYVIDTSKMPLHETIMALTNGRGADAAIDSIGGEAGNQLAYCVKPGGKFLAIGLLSGIQVNWTNIVREAKVQAMMFHLRHWQRQTPIEKWQQTMQQLVNMVHTDSLKMMQVQDHFPLVNIHQAIAAVEATNKGKIFLTNFD, encoded by the coding sequence TTGAAAGCAAAATGCCTTAAACTATATGAATTTGGAAATCCACATGAGGTGTTAAGGATTGAAAATAAAACGATTACACCTCCACAAGGTCAAGAAATTCTCGTGCGTATGCTAGCAAGACCCATCAACCCTTCTGATTTAATACCGATTTGGGGAAAATATGCCCACCGAATCACTTTACCAACTGTTCCGGGTTATGAGGGCGTTGGAATCGTTGAAGATGTTGGGCCACTTATCTCTCCAAAGCGCATTGGTCAGCGAGTCTTGCCACTACGAGGAGAGGGCACGTGGCAGGAAATGGTGAAGACTCAGGCGGACTTTGCTGTAGCTGTTCCTTCTACGATGGATCATTTTACTGCAGCACAAATGTATATTAATCCGATAACAGCCTTCGTCACCTGTACAGAAGTTCTCAAATTACAATCAAATGATGTACTAGTAGTGAATGCATGTGGCTCTGCTATTGGACATATCTATGCTCAATTTGCCAAATTACTAGGTTTTCAGCTTATTGCTGTCACACGAAGTCATCAGCATACGGAAGAATTACAGCTGCTTGGGGCCCGCTATGTCATAGATACTTCTAAGATGCCACTTCATGAAACGATAATGGCTTTAACAAATGGCAGAGGTGCTGATGCAGCGATTGATTCGATTGGTGGGGAGGCGGGCAATCAACTTGCATACTGTGTGAAGCCTGGTGGGAAATTTTTAGCCATCGGTCTTTTATCGGGAATACAGGTAAATTGGACAAACATTGTAAGGGAAGCAAAGGTACAAGCGATGATGTTTCATTTGCGCCACTGGCAACGCCAAACACCAATCGAAAAATGGCAGCAAACTATGCAACAGCTCGTCAATATGGTACATACGGATTCGTTAAAAATGATGCAGGTACAGGACCATTTCCCACTAGTGAACATACACCAGGCAATAGCTGCCGTTGAAGCTACTAATAAAGGAAAGATTTTTTTAACGAATTTTGATTAA
- a CDS encoding VOC family protein, producing MKITKVQLFVHDLQKMQKFYSDQLGFALLESTGDYFTIAVGESKMTFEKVPTTIQKQYHIALNIPRNLFYQAKIWAKERVGLLTSEGQDEVYFDFLKAYSCYFYDPEGNILEFIARQEVNPEQDTAYFSMEQVLQIGEINVTTDDILAAARKLNEYAIKPINDQKIQPDALHFLGNYEDGANILLGPSERLWYFSDKKAVISPICIEINDMLQLFVDEKGQLTISQKR from the coding sequence ATGAAAATTACGAAGGTTCAACTATTTGTTCACGATTTACAAAAGATGCAGAAATTTTATAGCGACCAGCTAGGCTTTGCCTTATTAGAAAGTACAGGTGACTATTTTACAATAGCAGTTGGTGAAAGTAAGATGACTTTTGAAAAAGTGCCCACTACGATTCAAAAGCAATATCATATTGCATTAAATATTCCAAGAAATTTATTTTATCAGGCAAAAATTTGGGCCAAAGAACGTGTTGGCTTGCTTACTTCAGAGGGGCAGGATGAAGTGTATTTTGATTTTTTAAAAGCTTACTCTTGTTATTTTTACGATCCTGAAGGCAATATACTAGAATTTATTGCGAGGCAGGAAGTAAATCCAGAACAGGATACAGCCTATTTTTCTATGGAGCAAGTGCTACAGATTGGTGAAATCAATGTAACGACCGACGACATTCTAGCAGCCGCTAGAAAATTAAATGAATATGCTATTAAACCTATTAATGATCAGAAAATCCAACCAGATGCTCTTCATTTTTTAGGTAACTACGAAGATGGAGCCAATATTCTATTAGGACCAAGTGAACGACTTTGGTATTTCTCTGATAAGAAAGCAGTAATCAGTCCAATCTGTATCGAAATAAACGATATGTTACAATTATTTGTAGATGAAAAAGGTCAATTGACCATCAGTCAAAAAAGATAA
- a CDS encoding SMI1/KNR4 family protein, whose amino-acid sequence MKELQEKLDAVLEQMRSFIQGIQERDSAYPMFFHNQIEEDISQFVDSQWSLPTEYVYFLRRYVVERVTWNTGDYINLQIYGARDLMRGQEGYHYNPVTEEVILDWPHNYLVIATDEGDPYCLDLSRGDTAIFSALHGTGCWDFTMAYDNLIMFLESVLIPPGLEEMLPEDNSTTYYELTITGDGENKLKTLLLLKKIFSCDYSRAREMLEQPPLLIYRGVEAGALRLEDELQHIRANYQKKKISLAEFIE is encoded by the coding sequence TTGAAAGAGTTGCAGGAGAAACTAGATGCAGTATTAGAGCAAATGCGCAGTTTTATCCAAGGTATTCAAGAGAGGGATTCAGCTTACCCTATGTTTTTTCACAATCAAATCGAGGAGGATATTAGCCAATTTGTAGACAGTCAGTGGTCATTACCAACGGAATATGTCTATTTTTTAAGGCGTTATGTCGTTGAAAGGGTTACATGGAATACGGGTGATTATATAAATCTACAGATCTATGGAGCAAGAGATTTAATGCGTGGGCAGGAAGGCTATCATTATAATCCAGTGACAGAAGAGGTGATTCTGGATTGGCCGCACAATTATTTGGTCATCGCAACAGATGAAGGAGATCCATATTGTTTGGATTTATCAAGAGGGGATACGGCAATTTTTTCTGCTCTTCATGGGACAGGCTGTTGGGATTTCACAATGGCCTATGACAATCTAATCATGTTTCTTGAGAGTGTGCTAATTCCGCCTGGTTTAGAGGAGATGTTGCCTGAAGACAACTCTACTACTTACTATGAACTGACTATAACAGGAGATGGGGAAAATAAGCTAAAGACATTATTGTTACTTAAGAAAATATTCTCTTGTGATTATTCGCGAGCAAGAGAGATGTTAGAACAGCCTCCACTATTAATTTATAGAGGAGTTGAAGCGGGTGCTTTAAGGTTAGAAGACGAGCTCCAGCATATTCGTGCAAACTATCAAAAAAAGAAAATTAGCTTAGCTGAATTTATCGAATGA
- a CDS encoding GNAT family N-acetyltransferase — MKLLIRRPEQSDIQTLHQFFFHVIQDTYAKEGIAELVDDQQREWAMKKQYVAMDIESQGKKRFFWVAVDEATNDIIGTIEYGEANEIIQQTIKEDLSHCPEIGTVFVHPDYQNRGIGTRLLQKMLTTLEKQKVHSFCLDSGYKQAQVIWQKKFGQPDYILEHFWGTNSHHMIWQRVLPLREKK, encoded by the coding sequence TTGAAATTACTCATAAGACGTCCCGAACAATCGGACATACAAACATTACATCAATTCTTTTTCCACGTCATTCAAGATACTTATGCAAAAGAAGGGATTGCCGAGCTAGTGGACGATCAACAGCGTGAATGGGCAATGAAAAAGCAGTATGTCGCAATGGACATAGAGAGCCAAGGCAAAAAAAGATTTTTCTGGGTAGCTGTGGACGAAGCAACAAATGACATAATAGGAACGATCGAATATGGGGAAGCCAACGAGATCATTCAACAAACGATTAAAGAAGATCTTTCCCATTGTCCAGAAATCGGTACCGTATTTGTTCATCCGGACTATCAAAATCGTGGTATTGGCACCAGGCTATTACAGAAAATGCTAACGACGTTGGAAAAACAAAAGGTGCATAGCTTTTGTTTAGATAGTGGATATAAACAGGCACAAGTCATCTGGCAGAAAAAATTTGGACAGCCTGACTATATACTTGAGCACTTTTGGGGAACGAATAGCCATCATATGATTTGGCAACGAGTACTACCATTGCGAGAAAAGAAGTAA